A single Paenibacillus kribbensis DNA region contains:
- a CDS encoding Gfo/Idh/MocA family protein, with amino-acid sequence MNTSISPTKLIRIGVIGLGLIAEYHIRSLYTISGVSIAAISDVDSNRLQLLGKQLQLPAAKQYPHYEALIRDPEVDAILSLTPNDVHFDIIRIALEEHKAILAEKPLTLTWQEADQLKKLYTANPVPFLVHYKHRYGAAFQYAKQLLDEHKLGNIYNIQFRYLMDAFSPYRQHPYTWRHNSAKAGSGVVGDTASHIIDLARFLVGEFKSVAALLHTITPERPDLATGLPVKVDVEDFASFHGIVGDNTVGTFITHKNAIGKRHDIEVDIYGELGALHASLNNRENIRIVLRDPEHPDAEYETWAVPAIYDHTAYEDFVKLARGESVDRAPLFEDGYKNQWVLEKILQSWRENGRLVEV; translated from the coding sequence ATGAATACCTCCATCTCCCCAACCAAACTCATTCGCATAGGTGTCATCGGCCTTGGCCTGATCGCTGAATATCACATTAGATCATTATATACGATCTCGGGAGTTTCTATTGCAGCCATCAGTGATGTGGACTCCAATCGCCTTCAGCTGCTGGGTAAGCAATTGCAACTTCCTGCTGCCAAGCAATATCCCCATTATGAAGCCTTAATCCGTGACCCGGAGGTGGATGCGATTCTGTCGCTGACACCCAACGATGTGCATTTTGACATTATTCGGATTGCGCTGGAAGAACACAAAGCCATCCTGGCGGAAAAACCGTTGACACTCACGTGGCAGGAAGCAGATCAATTGAAAAAGCTGTATACAGCGAATCCGGTGCCTTTTCTGGTTCATTATAAGCATCGTTACGGCGCTGCCTTCCAATATGCCAAGCAATTGCTGGATGAACACAAGCTGGGCAACATCTATAACATTCAATTCCGGTATCTGATGGATGCATTCTCACCCTATCGTCAACATCCGTATACATGGCGCCATAATTCAGCCAAGGCAGGCTCCGGGGTTGTGGGCGATACAGCCTCACATATTATTGACCTGGCTCGTTTTCTGGTAGGTGAATTTAAAAGTGTCGCAGCGCTGCTGCATACGATTACACCCGAGCGTCCCGATCTGGCCACAGGTTTGCCTGTAAAGGTGGATGTGGAAGACTTCGCTTCCTTTCATGGGATTGTGGGCGATAACACGGTTGGTACATTCATCACCCACAAAAATGCCATTGGCAAACGTCACGATATCGAAGTGGATATCTACGGCGAACTGGGTGCGCTGCACGCCAGTCTCAACAACCGGGAAAATATCCGCATTGTGCTGCGTGACCCCGAGCATCCGGATGCCGAATACGAGACTTGGGCTGTCCCTGCAATCTATGACCACACGGCCTATGAAGACTTCGTGAAGCTGGCAAGGGGAGAGTCCGTGGATCGTGCCCCATTGTTCGAGGACGGGTACAAAAACCAGTGGGTCCTTGAAAAAATACTGCAATCCTGGAGAGAGAACGGGCGTTTAGTGGAAGTGTAG
- a CDS encoding MarR family winged helix-turn-helix transcriptional regulator gives MRKEPIGKLISHLQRRNQKILSKKLVPYGIGSGGQHSFLKLILQRPGITQEQLTNELKFDKATTARSVRHLEESGYIERRTDPNDRRSHLLSPTAKALEFSPVLQGILDELNVGLVRNLSDEEEDLLIDLLQRISAEPDE, from the coding sequence ATGAGAAAAGAACCGATTGGAAAGTTGATTTCCCACCTACAGCGCCGAAATCAAAAAATATTGTCCAAAAAATTGGTTCCGTACGGAATCGGCAGTGGCGGCCAGCACAGCTTTTTAAAGCTTATTCTGCAGCGTCCGGGCATTACACAGGAACAATTGACGAATGAACTTAAATTTGACAAGGCAACCACAGCACGTTCGGTGAGGCACTTGGAGGAATCCGGCTACATTGAGCGGCGAACGGACCCGAATGACCGCCGTTCCCATCTTTTGTCCCCAACGGCCAAGGCATTAGAATTTTCTCCTGTCCTGCAAGGAATCCTGGATGAGCTCAATGTCGGTCTTGTCCGCAATTTATCTGACGAGGAAGAAGATCTTCTCATCGATTTATTGCAAAGAATTAGTGCAGAGCCCGACGAATAA
- a CDS encoding MFS transporter has translation MNSTATTTATYQENSEIQKKRWMILIVLNLFTFMSTLDGSIVNIALPVLSRTLHLPVAQIEWVTTAYLMAICTAILFFGKLGDMIGKIKIFKIGTIVFILGSLLCGLSSSLPMLLISRIIQAIGASMTMANSQGIVTDIFPSYERGKALGLIGTFVSLGSIAGPSLGGIIVSSLGWQYIFWVNVPIGLVAVLLGWKLLPKDLIKVKGKIDVPGSLMFAVFILALFAGLLLGQQVGYGDNRIIASLVVAVIAFVVFIRLEIRRPQPLLQLGLFKNPLFSLSILCAFLVFVANFCFNIISPFYAQNMLNLSPFYAGFLLMLFPISMVIVAPLSGALSDKIGSELLTFAGLVVMAIAQIGLARLHAGSPVPFVGLWIAMLGIGSGLFQSPNNSLIMSKVPRTQLGSAGSVNSLVRNVGMVVGITLATSILFYIMSKEAGYRVTGLIPGHPEIFLAGMHVVFMTSASICLVGALLTCWRLIGAKRAKVQEGK, from the coding sequence ATGAATTCAACCGCTACAACCACAGCAACATATCAGGAAAATAGCGAAATCCAAAAGAAACGTTGGATGATTTTGATTGTATTGAATCTGTTTACGTTTATGTCTACGCTGGATGGAAGCATCGTCAATATTGCTCTCCCCGTGTTGTCACGCACGTTACATTTACCCGTAGCCCAGATTGAATGGGTGACAACCGCCTATTTGATGGCTATATGTACAGCCATTTTATTTTTTGGCAAGCTCGGAGATATGATCGGTAAAATCAAAATATTCAAGATCGGTACGATCGTGTTCATTCTCGGCTCACTGTTGTGTGGTCTTAGTTCTTCGCTGCCCATGCTTCTGATCTCACGTATCATTCAGGCGATTGGGGCCTCCATGACCATGGCCAACAGCCAAGGGATCGTGACGGATATCTTTCCGTCCTATGAACGAGGCAAAGCGCTGGGCTTAATCGGAACCTTCGTATCCCTGGGCAGCATTGCCGGACCGAGCTTGGGTGGCATTATTGTCTCCTCGCTGGGCTGGCAGTACATTTTCTGGGTCAATGTGCCGATAGGATTGGTGGCTGTCCTTCTGGGCTGGAAGCTTCTGCCGAAGGACCTGATCAAGGTAAAAGGCAAGATCGACGTTCCCGGCAGCTTGATGTTTGCTGTTTTTATTCTCGCTTTATTCGCCGGATTGCTGCTGGGGCAGCAGGTCGGATATGGAGACAACCGTATTATCGCTTCGCTGGTGGTCGCTGTGATTGCTTTTGTCGTGTTCATTCGCTTGGAAATTCGCCGTCCACAGCCGCTATTACAGCTTGGTCTATTCAAAAATCCGTTGTTTTCGCTCAGTATATTGTGCGCTTTTCTCGTCTTCGTCGCTAACTTCTGCTTTAACATCATTTCGCCCTTTTATGCGCAGAATATGCTGAATTTGTCGCCTTTTTATGCCGGGTTCCTGCTGATGCTGTTTCCTATCTCCATGGTTATCGTGGCCCCCCTCAGTGGTGCGCTTTCCGATAAAATCGGGTCTGAACTGCTCACATTTGCCGGGCTTGTGGTCATGGCAATTGCCCAGATTGGCTTGGCCCGACTCCATGCAGGCAGTCCCGTTCCGTTCGTAGGTCTGTGGATCGCCATGCTGGGCATCGGCAGTGGTCTATTCCAATCGCCCAACAATTCGTTGATTATGTCCAAGGTCCCTCGTACACAGCTCGGCTCAGCCGGAAGTGTCAACTCGCTGGTACGTAACGTTGGTATGGTGGTGGGAATCACTTTGGCCACGTCCATCCTGTTTTATATCATGAGCAAAGAGGCTGGTTATCGCGTAACCGGATTAATTCCGGGTCACCCGGAGATCTTTCTGGCCGGGATGCATGTGGTTTTCATGACTTCCGCGTCCATCTGTCTCGTGGGAGCCCTGCTGACATGCTGGCGGTTGATCGGGGCTAAACGGGCAAAGGTACAGGAGGGAAAATAA